The Coffea arabica cultivar ET-39 chromosome 9e, Coffea Arabica ET-39 HiFi, whole genome shotgun sequence genome has a window encoding:
- the LOC113710057 gene encoding cation/H(+) antiporter 15-like, protein MILCLDYKQLQLSSPWQRRSRQGRGRSGGTVGGGGGGIEHHLLSFRTKIKMPNKNFLNNPQTYSLDGIISSKEGQSQSCYLTKATIDRGVWTDINPLNQKLPMFVMQLVIVTSVTRLLLVIAKPLRQPPFVAEFLAGLLIGPSLTSHISGLQNFISDTIFATPRLMMMETVAGLGLNYHVFFLGLEMDITAVTRVGRKALSIGISGSLFSFIVGAAFYIFGVPQYLQNYKMGFLYWGVVLSVTGIQPVGDLLVKHKLLQSEFGRVAMSSALVNGVISWLLLLISSAITCSKQLFFVSLLMAVLLAVFFCFVVRPAILWVIKETQEGEEFSESTVCVILTTVLFCGLLTDVCGLSSFYGAFMFGLIIPKDVLGDRFLTVLQGFVSDLLLPLFYCSVGMRTHLDSSTIHDKNDWTLMLQVTFLSFLPKLITTLAVSYFYKIPFREGIALGVLMNAKGILAPMALNWGYDHLALNRQGYTMMILPIALMTVVASPILGYLYKPTKHFLPSKHRTLQKLRPDAELRLLACIHELQTVPGIITLLEVSNATKRSPIFLFALQLIRLAKHTTALLIEHGPGGFGSQSSRSFDGQTDQVIAAFEKLEEANNMFSVQPLTAMSDYGSMHEDVCSIAEDKRVTLILLPFHKRQTIHNQMEDMNPAYKDMNDNILANAPCSVGILVDRGIGISFRKEDDNDDGTIRICMIYIGGDDDREALTYAWRMAGHPRATLTVIQFSASESAASNIEPHDFAQDGGKVASATVDIATEKQLDADFISDFRQKSVEKEKVTYLEKESNNGAETVSIIKSLAESYDLFVVGRGLGMSSPLKSGLDDWSDFPELGSIGDLLISSDFPSTTSVLVVQQHVEKNPKKGRQSSSITSRGHKR, encoded by the exons ATGATACTCTGCTTGGACTAt AAGCAGCTTCAGTTGTCTTCACCGTGGCAGAGGCGGAGCCGGCAAGGCCGAGGAAGAAGTGGTGGTACtgttggtggtggtggtggcggcATTGAACATCATCTACTCAGCTtcagaacaaaaatcaaaatgccTAACAAGAATTTCTTGAACAATCCACAAACTTATTCTCTGGATGGTATTATTAGTTCAAAAGAAGGGCAGAGTCAAAGCTGTTACCTGACCAAAGCAACCATAGACCGTGGTGTATGGACAGATATCAATCCCTTGAACCAAAAGCTACCTATGTTTGTTATGCAACTCGTTATTGTCACATCCGTCACCCGCCTCCTCCTCGTGATTGCAAAACCTCTCCGTCAGCCTCCTTTCGTGGCTGAGTTTTTG GCTGGTTTATTGATCGGGCCATCTCTAACTTCTCATATTAGTGGTTTGCAAAATTTCATTTCGGATACTATATTTGCTACCCCTCGGCTGATGATGATGGAGACAGTTGCAGGTTTAGGCCTCAATTACCACGTCTTCTTTCTTGGATTAGAGATGGACATAACTGCAGTAACCAGAGTTGGACGCAAAGCTCTCAGCATTGGCATATCAGGATCTCTCTTCTCCTTCATTGTTGGTGCTGCATTCTACATTTTTGGCGTCCCACAATACCTTCAGAACTATAAAATGGGATTCCTTTATTGGGGTGTTGTTCTCTCGGTCACAGGCATACAACCTGTTGGTGATTTACTTGTAAAGCACAAACTCCTCCAGTCTGAATTTGGAAGGGTAGCCATGTCCTCAGCACTTGTGAATGGTGTAATTTCCTGGCTACTTCTCCTCATCAGCTCTGCAATAACTTGTAGTAAACAATTGTTCTTCGTGTCACTGTTGATGGCAGTTTTGTTAGCAGTCTTCTTTTGTTTCGTGGTCCGTCCAGCCATTTTATGGGTGATTAAAGAAACTCAAGAAGGAGAAGAGTTCAGTGAGTCTACTGTCTGTGTTATTCTCACAACGGTTTTGTTCTGTGGCTTATTAACCGATGTGTGTGGCCTTAGCTCCTTTTATGGTGCATTTATGTTTGGACTAATCATTCCAAAAGATGTTCTTGGGGATAGATTCTTAACTGTGCTTCAGGGTTTTGTCTCAGACCTATTACTACCGCTTTTCTATTGTAGTGTTGGAATGAGAACTCATCTTGATAGCTCGACCATCCATGATAAAAACGATTGGACGTTGATGTTGCAAGTGACTTTTCTGTCTTTTCTACCCAAGCTTATTACCACTTTGGCTGTTTCCTACTTCTACAAGATCCCCTTCAGAGAAGGAATAGCGCTTGGTGTCCTTATGAACGCCAAAGGCATTCTTGCACCAATGGCATTGAATTGGGGATACGACCATTTA GCTCTGAACCGACAGGGATATACCATGATGATTTTGCCCATTGCTCTGATGACTGTTGTAGCATCACCAATACTGGGATATCTCTACAAACCAACAAAGCATTTCTTACCAAGCAAGCACAGGACTCTTCAGAAATTGAGGCCAGATGCAGAGCTACGACTCCTAGCATGCATTCATGAATTACAGACTGTTCCAGGGATCATAacactccttgaagtttctaATGCAACAAAAAGATCTCCGATTTTCTTGTTTGCCCTCCAACTGATTCGATTAGCCAAACACACCACAGCTTTGCTAATTGAGCATGGTCCTGGAGGTTTTGGCTCTCAAAGTAGCCGCAGCTTCGATGGACAAACGGACCAAGTGATTGCGGCCTTCGAGAAGTTAGAGGAAGCAAATAACATGTTCTCAGTTCAACCACTAACTGCCATGTCTGATTATGGGTCGATGCATGAAGATGTCTGCAGCATTGCAGAAGACAAACGAGTCACCCTCATACTTTTACCCTTTCACAAGCGTCAAACGATCCACAACCAAATGGAGGATATGAACCCTGCCTACAAAGACATGAACGATAATATACTAGCAAATGCACCATGTTCAGTTGGCATTCTTGTCGATCGTGGCATTGGGATCTCGTTCAGAAAAGAGGACGACAATGATGATGGGACAATTCGTATTTGTATGATATACATTGGAGGAGATGATGACAGAGAGGCTCTGACCTACGCCTGGCGAATGGCAGGGCATCCGAGGGCAACACTAACAGTAATTCAATTTTCAGCCAGTGAAAGTGCAGCCAGCAATATAGAACCTCATGATTTTGCACAAGATGGTGGTAAGGTTGCCTCAGCAACAGTGGATATTGCAACAGAAAAGCAGCTAGATGCTGATTTCATTTCTGATTTTAGGCAAAAATCAGTAGAGAAAGAGAAGGTTACATATTTAGAAAAGGAATCAAACAATGGGGCAGAAACTGTTTCAATCATAAAATCTTTGGCTGAAAGCTATGATTTATTTGTGGTAGGAAGAGGACTTGGAATGTCATCCCCTCTAAAGTCAGGATTAGATGACTGGAGTGACTTCCCAGAATTGGGATCAATTGGGGATCTTCTCATATCATCAGATTTCCCGTCAACAACTTCTGTGTTGGTAGTGCAACAACATGTTGAAAAGAATCCCAAGAAAGGTCGCCAGTCCTCATCAATCACAAGTCGTGGgcataaaagatag
- the LOC113710568 gene encoding uncharacterized protein ycf23 isoform X2 — MSCCSCSPVSTTPKTHFKPGKNPFLVGDSLFPRSIISLSTSRRRTSAAKISIKAVLSPSKEAVLRDFHERNALKGGATHVDIACDPDLVKLATSLTSIPVCVSSVDPAAFPIAVEAGASMVEIGNYDSFYEMGLTFSPEQILDLAKETRRILPSVTLSVTVPHSLSLPDQVKLAEQLENEGVDIIQTEGGKCSSPSKAGILGLIEKATPTLAAAYSISHAVKIPVMCSSGLSAVTAPMAITAGAAGVGVGSAVNKLNDVVAMIAEVKSIAESLSNLSKKKPALDGRTLRL; from the exons ATGAGTTGCTGCAGTTGTTCACCCGTTTCAACCACACCCAAAACCCATTTTAAACCCGGGAAAAACCCATTTCTTGTTGGTGATTCTCTTTTCCCCAGAAGCATTATTTCGTTATCTACATCTAGAAGAAGAACTTCAGCTGCCAAAATATCGATAAAGGCTGTGCTTTCACCTTCCAAAGAGGCAGTTTTGAGAGACTTTCATGAAAGAAACGCTTTAAAG GGTGGAGCAACTCATGTAGATATAGCTTGTGACCCAGATTTGGTGAAGCTTGCAACTAGCTTGACTTCCATCCCG GTTTGTGTTTCTTCCGTGGATCCTGCAGCATTTCCCATTGCTGTTGAAGCAGGAGCTTCAATG GTGGAGATTGGTAACTATGACTCCTTCTATGAAATGGGCTTGACTTTCTCACCAGAGCAG ATTTTAGATCTGGCAAAGGAGACTAGAAGGATTCTTCCATCAGTGACATTGTCAGTCACTGTACCTCACTCACTGAGCCTTCCTGATCAG GTCAAGCTAGCTGAGCAGTTGGAGAATGAAGGTGTGGACATCATACAAACTGAAGGAGGAAAATGTTCTAGTCCTTCCAAGGCTGGAATACTTGGTCTAATAGAAAAG GCAACCCCTACATTAGCAGCAGCATATTCTATTTCACATGCAGTAAAAATACCTGTTATGTGTTCATCAGGACTTAGTGCTGTCACTGCCCCTATGGCAATCACAGCTGGAGCTGCTGGCGTG GGGGTAGGCTCAGCAGTTAACAAGCTAAATGATGTGGTAGCTATGATTGCAGAGGTCAAAAGTATTGCTGAATCTCTGAGTAATCTGAGCAAGAAAAAACCTGCGTTGGACGGGAGAACTCTAAGACTGTAA
- the LOC113710568 gene encoding uncharacterized protein ycf23 isoform X1, with translation MSCCSCSPVSTTPKTHFKPGKNPFLVGDSLFPRSIISLSTSRRRTSAAKISIKAVLSPSKEAVLRDFHERNALKIISGLQNFNRENVASVVTAAEKGGATHVDIACDPDLVKLATSLTSIPVCVSSVDPAAFPIAVEAGASMVEIGNYDSFYEMGLTFSPEQILDLAKETRRILPSVTLSVTVPHSLSLPDQVKLAEQLENEGVDIIQTEGGKCSSPSKAGILGLIEKATPTLAAAYSISHAVKIPVMCSSGLSAVTAPMAITAGAAGVGVGSAVNKLNDVVAMIAEVKSIAESLSNLSKKKPALDGRTLRL, from the exons ATGAGTTGCTGCAGTTGTTCACCCGTTTCAACCACACCCAAAACCCATTTTAAACCCGGGAAAAACCCATTTCTTGTTGGTGATTCTCTTTTCCCCAGAAGCATTATTTCGTTATCTACATCTAGAAGAAGAACTTCAGCTGCCAAAATATCGATAAAGGCTGTGCTTTCACCTTCCAAAGAGGCAGTTTTGAGAGACTTTCATGAAAGAAACGCTTTAAAG ATAATTTCTGGCTTGCAGAATTTCAACAGAGAAAATGTTGCTTCTGTTGTTACTGCTGCAGAGAAG GGTGGAGCAACTCATGTAGATATAGCTTGTGACCCAGATTTGGTGAAGCTTGCAACTAGCTTGACTTCCATCCCG GTTTGTGTTTCTTCCGTGGATCCTGCAGCATTTCCCATTGCTGTTGAAGCAGGAGCTTCAATG GTGGAGATTGGTAACTATGACTCCTTCTATGAAATGGGCTTGACTTTCTCACCAGAGCAG ATTTTAGATCTGGCAAAGGAGACTAGAAGGATTCTTCCATCAGTGACATTGTCAGTCACTGTACCTCACTCACTGAGCCTTCCTGATCAG GTCAAGCTAGCTGAGCAGTTGGAGAATGAAGGTGTGGACATCATACAAACTGAAGGAGGAAAATGTTCTAGTCCTTCCAAGGCTGGAATACTTGGTCTAATAGAAAAG GCAACCCCTACATTAGCAGCAGCATATTCTATTTCACATGCAGTAAAAATACCTGTTATGTGTTCATCAGGACTTAGTGCTGTCACTGCCCCTATGGCAATCACAGCTGGAGCTGCTGGCGTG GGGGTAGGCTCAGCAGTTAACAAGCTAAATGATGTGGTAGCTATGATTGCAGAGGTCAAAAGTATTGCTGAATCTCTGAGTAATCTGAGCAAGAAAAAACCTGCGTTGGACGGGAGAACTCTAAGACTGTAA